A stretch of the Poseidonibacter parvus genome encodes the following:
- a CDS encoding complex I subunit 1/NuoH family protein, giving the protein MSSAIVIAVNIALAAFLAVGLTPVFVWWERRVSGFMQDRTGPNRCGIGPIRLGGLIQSFADMLKLVFKEDFTPSHIKYKFFFTIAPVIVFFCSFLTFATIPFADNLVIDGHSFIMSAIPNELGIMWFLAFAGLSIYGIILGGYSSNSKYGLLGSIRAAAQVISYEAAMALAIISMLLSYGSIHLTDIVNAQAGTFFGVIPMWGIFIQPIAAIIFIVCCFAETNRAPFDIAEGESEIVAGYHTEYSAMRFGLFQVGEYAAMSASAAIIVTLVFGGYQIPWLDTAAVQNNLDYIMMAMIVILPIKAYFITAWMKKNNKSKDVNDKSRDTETKILSIAFWVLSLGVAVLLAIFLVLGLGENGVNIATAVLQIGTFLVKFFMMAFVFIWIRWTVLRFRYDQLQMLGWKVLLPLALLNIVVTATFIVVQGS; this is encoded by the coding sequence ATGAGTAGTGCAATTGTAATAGCTGTAAACATAGCACTAGCTGCTTTTTTAGCAGTTGGTCTTACTCCTGTTTTCGTTTGGTGGGAAAGACGTGTATCTGGTTTCATGCAAGATAGAACTGGTCCAAATAGATGTGGAATTGGTCCAATTAGACTTGGTGGATTAATTCAAAGTTTTGCAGATATGTTAAAACTTGTATTTAAAGAAGACTTTACACCTTCACATATAAAGTACAAATTCTTCTTTACAATTGCACCTGTAATTGTATTTTTCTGTTCTTTTCTTACTTTTGCAACTATTCCTTTTGCTGATAACCTTGTAATTGATGGTCATTCGTTTATTATGTCAGCAATTCCAAATGAACTTGGAATCATGTGGTTCTTAGCCTTTGCTGGTTTATCTATTTATGGAATCATTTTAGGTGGTTATTCATCAAATAGTAAATATGGACTTTTAGGTTCAATTAGAGCAGCAGCGCAAGTAATTTCTTATGAAGCAGCAATGGCCTTAGCAATTATATCGATGCTTTTATCTTATGGTTCTATTCACTTAACTGATATTGTAAATGCACAAGCAGGAACATTTTTTGGAGTTATTCCAATGTGGGGAATATTTATTCAACCAATTGCAGCAATTATTTTTATAGTTTGTTGTTTTGCTGAAACAAATAGAGCTCCTTTTGATATAGCAGAAGGTGAATCTGAAATTGTTGCAGGTTATCATACTGAATATTCAGCTATGAGATTTGGTCTTTTCCAAGTTGGTGAATATGCTGCTATGAGTGCAAGTGCCGCAATTATTGTTACACTTGTATTTGGTGGTTATCAAATTCCATGGCTAGATACAGCAGCTGTTCAAAATAACTTAGATTATATTATGATGGCAATGATTGTTATTTTACCTATTAAAGCATATTTTATTACAGCTTGGATGAAAAAGAATAATAAATCAAAAGATGTAAATGATAAATCAAGAGATACTGAAACAAAAATTTTATCTATTGCATTTTGGGTTTTATCGCTAGGCGTTGCTGTTTTATTAGCAATATTCTTAGTACTAGGACTTGGAGAAAATGGTGTAAATATTGCAACAGCTGTATTACAAATAGGAACATTTTTAGTTAAATTCTTTATGATGGCTTTTGTATTCATTTGGATTAGATGGACAGTATTAAGATTTAGATATGACCAATTACAAATGCTAGGTTGGAAAGTATTATTGCCATTAGCACTTTTAAATATAGTAGTAACTGCAACATTTATTGTAGTTCAAGGGAGTTAA
- the nuoL gene encoding NADH-quinone oxidoreductase subunit L, translated as MSTNLLVWIILAPLLGAILNAGFYFYHIKKEKVSDLVFSIIGTGTPLISFLITLSLFLRMNEENIIFKQDLFTWVSIDKLHIGMSLLGDNLSIFMSMFVTFVGWLIHIYAIGYMKGDKGFGKFFAYFNLFLASMLILVLADNPIILFIGWEGVGVCSYLLIKFYYGKAENVIAANKAFIANRVGDFGFLLGVVTLFFALGEVDLSFASIEANMANASSELLVLSGILLFIGAMGKSAQIPLYVWLPDAMAGPTPISALIHAATMVTAGVYMVARFHFLYSGMEDIGLFIAYIGAFSALFAAIIATKQTDIKKILAYSTMSQLGYMFIAVGLGFYSTGLFHVFTHAFFKAMLFMGAGGVIIAVHHEQNIFKIAQHRATLPIIGFTFLVGVIAISGIPPFSGFFSKDAILAAAFQEGQYLIWLIAMFTAFLTAFYMFRLYFIVFVAPSQHKEKYEYTSKTITFPLVLLAIGAIGAGFLNFPAIFGGEHQVDTWLAQLNSKTIHMSHTTEYILMVLSIIVAAAGIKVAHSKYANFDVSKPEEETGLIGNKFYIDELYDRLFVQSSKKLSVFIDKVLDDKIIDGFIMKSSINFVNLGKKVSMIQNANVRFYAATMLVGMTCIFIYLYIKLGL; from the coding sequence ATGAGTACAAACTTACTAGTTTGGATTATCTTAGCTCCTTTACTTGGAGCTATTTTAAATGCAGGATTTTACTTCTATCATATAAAAAAAGAAAAAGTATCTGATTTAGTTTTTTCAATTATTGGAACAGGAACACCACTTATTTCTTTTTTAATTACACTTTCTTTATTTTTAAGAATGAACGAAGAAAATATTATATTCAAGCAAGATTTATTTACTTGGGTTAGTATTGATAAACTTCATATAGGAATGTCACTTTTAGGTGATAACCTATCAATTTTTATGTCTATGTTTGTTACTTTTGTTGGTTGGTTAATTCATATTTATGCAATTGGTTATATGAAAGGCGATAAGGGTTTTGGTAAGTTTTTTGCATACTTTAACTTATTCTTAGCATCAATGTTAATTTTAGTATTAGCAGATAATCCAATTATTCTTTTCATTGGTTGGGAAGGGGTTGGAGTTTGTTCATACCTTTTAATTAAATTCTATTATGGAAAAGCTGAAAATGTAATCGCTGCAAATAAAGCTTTTATTGCAAATAGAGTTGGAGATTTTGGTTTCTTACTTGGTGTTGTAACACTATTTTTTGCTCTAGGAGAAGTTGATTTATCATTTGCTTCAATTGAAGCAAATATGGCAAATGCAAGTAGTGAACTTTTAGTGCTTTCTGGAATTTTACTATTTATTGGAGCTATGGGTAAATCTGCGCAAATTCCATTATATGTTTGGCTTCCAGATGCAATGGCAGGTCCTACTCCAATTTCAGCGTTAATTCATGCTGCAACTATGGTAACAGCTGGTGTATATATGGTTGCAAGATTTCATTTCCTTTATTCAGGAATGGAAGATATAGGATTGTTTATTGCATATATTGGTGCATTTTCAGCTCTTTTTGCTGCAATTATTGCAACGAAACAAACTGATATTAAAAAAATCCTTGCTTACTCAACTATGAGTCAATTAGGTTATATGTTTATAGCTGTTGGTCTTGGTTTTTATTCAACTGGATTATTTCACGTGTTTACACATGCCTTTTTCAAAGCAATGTTATTTATGGGTGCAGGTGGAGTTATAATAGCTGTTCATCATGAACAAAATATTTTTAAAATCGCACAACATAGAGCAACATTACCAATTATTGGATTTACTTTCTTAGTTGGTGTTATAGCAATTTCTGGAATACCTCCATTTTCTGGATTCTTTTCAAAAGATGCAATCTTAGCAGCAGCTTTCCAAGAAGGTCAATATTTAATATGGCTTATTGCAATGTTTACAGCATTCTTAACTGCATTTTATATGTTTAGATTATATTTTATTGTTTTCGTTGCACCTTCGCAACATAAAGAAAAATATGAATATACATCAAAAACAATTACCTTCCCTCTTGTATTATTAGCAATTGGAGCAATTGGGGCAGGATTCTTAAACTTCCCTGCAATATTTGGAGGAGAACATCAAGTTGATACTTGGTTAGCTCAGCTAAATTCAAAAACTATTCATATGTCACATACAACTGAATATATACTAATGGTATTATCAATTATAGTAGCAGCTGCTGGTATAAAAGTTGCTCATAGTAAATATGCAAACTTTGATGTATCAAAACCTGAAGAAGAAACAGGACTAATTGGAAATAAATTCTATATTGATGAACTATATGACAGATTATTTGTACAATCAAGTAAAAAACTATCAGTATTTATTGATAAAGTTTTAGATGATAAAATTATTGATGGCTTTATAATGAAATCTTCAATAAATTTTGTTAATTTAGGGAAGAAAGTTTCGATGATTCAAAATGCAAATGTAAGATTTTACGCTGCAACAATGCTTGTTGGAATGACTTGCATATTTATTTATTTATATATTAAGTTAGGATTATAG
- a CDS encoding citrate synthase, producing the protein MAKNTFTLTDNRNGNSYEYNVIDGTRGPSVVDISTFYKDSGMFTYDPGYTSTASCDSKITFIDGENSELRYRGYDIGDLAGKKSFLDVCYLLMRGELPGKEASENFDLEIRHRSFLNEGLIRIFDALPDGAHPMATMGAATMALAAFYKDHLNLEDDKQFKIMRRRIVAKMPTIAAMAYRNSIGTPLIYPDVNRYFTENFLYMLRAYPGGTMKRLPDGTNEEIKQIEVDALDAIFTLHADHEQNASTTTVRNVGSTEAHPYVAISSGIAALWGSAHGGANEKVMDQLKMIGDIKNVPSFIAKAKDRNDPFRLMGFGHRVYKNRDPRAECLKGLQDQLKEALNLDSKLLDIAAAVEEAALNDDYFKDRGLYPNIDFYSGVILTALKIPVEMFTPIFVIGRTPGWIAQWSELKQDPKSKIARPRQLYTGN; encoded by the coding sequence ATGGCAAAAAATACATTTACTTTAACAGATAATAGAAACGGGAATTCATACGAATATAACGTAATTGACGGGACTAGAGGACCAAGTGTTGTTGATATTTCAACTTTTTATAAAGATTCAGGAATGTTCACTTATGACCCAGGTTATACTTCAACTGCATCTTGTGATTCAAAAATCACTTTTATTGATGGTGAAAATTCAGAATTAAGATATAGAGGTTATGATATCGGTGACTTAGCTGGTAAAAAATCTTTCTTAGATGTTTGTTACTTATTAATGAGAGGTGAATTACCAGGAAAAGAAGCTTCAGAAAATTTTGATTTAGAAATTAGACATAGATCATTTTTAAATGAAGGATTAATTAGAATTTTTGATGCATTACCAGATGGAGCACATCCAATGGCAACTATGGGTGCTGCTACTATGGCACTTGCAGCATTTTATAAAGATCACTTAAATTTAGAAGATGACAAACAATTTAAAATAATGAGAAGAAGAATTGTTGCAAAAATGCCAACAATTGCAGCTATGGCATATAGAAATTCAATTGGTACTCCACTAATTTACCCAGATGTAAATAGATACTTCACTGAAAACTTCTTATATATGTTAAGAGCATATCCAGGTGGAACTATGAAAAGACTTCCAGATGGTACTAATGAAGAAATTAAACAAATTGAAGTTGATGCTCTTGATGCTATCTTCACTTTACATGCAGATCATGAACAAAATGCATCAACTACAACTGTAAGAAATGTTGGTTCTACTGAAGCACATCCATATGTTGCTATTTCTTCAGGTATTGCTGCTTTATGGGGTTCTGCTCATGGTGGTGCAAATGAAAAAGTAATGGATCAATTAAAAATGATTGGTGATATTAAAAATGTTCCTTCATTTATTGCTAAAGCAAAAGATAGAAATGATCCATTTAGATTAATGGGATTCGGACATAGAGTTTATAAGAATAGAGATCCAAGAGCTGAATGTTTAAAAGGTTTACAAGATCAATTAAAAGAAGCATTAAACTTAGATTCAAAACTATTAGATATTGCTGCTGCTGTTGAAGAAGCTGCTTTAAATGATGATTATTTCAAAGATAGAGGTTTATACCCAAATATCGATTTCTATTCTGGTGTAATCTTAACTGCTCTTAAAATTCCAGTTGAAATGTTTACTCCTATTTTTGTTATTGGTAGAACTCCAGGTTGGATTGCACAATGGTCAGAATTAAAACAAGATCCTAAGAGTAAAATTGCAAGACCTAGACAATTATATACAGGTAACTAG
- the nuoK gene encoding NADH-quinone oxidoreductase subunit NuoK gives MISLTSYAFVAMMLFSIGAIGVISRRNIFVIYMSIEMMLNGVNLFLVTFARYHFNMDPQVITVMVIAIAAAEAAIFLSVIILLYRSRKSLDTDIFNTLKQGERT, from the coding sequence ATGATTTCATTAACATCTTATGCATTTGTTGCAATGATGCTTTTTTCTATTGGGGCAATTGGTGTAATTTCAAGAAGAAATATTTTTGTAATTTATATGTCAATTGAAATGATGTTAAATGGAGTTAACTTATTTTTAGTTACATTTGCTAGATATCATTTTAATATGGATCCTCAAGTAATTACAGTTATGGTAATTGCTATTGCTGCTGCAGAGGCTGCAATTTTCCTTTCAGTTATTATTCTTTTATATAGATCAAGAAAATCTCTTGATACTGATATTTTCAATACTTTAAAACAAGGAGAGAGAACATGA
- a CDS encoding 2Fe-2S iron-sulfur cluster-binding protein, with translation MSEMVELTVNGAQMEASKGSLLIDKLLDENIHIPHFCYHQALGKDGNCRMCMVEIEGQKRPQIACDTPIKEGMIVRTKGENIEKVRRDILELELINHPIDCPTCDQAGECKLQDYYMESGFYDSRVNTDTKVNARKRVDLGSNVMLDQERCVLCTRCVRFCSDITKTNELGVINRANHSVIGTFPGQELSNPYAMNVIDICPVGALTNKDFRFKQRVWFLETFDAICNGCSKGCNIYVDHRKEKYKDDQIFRFRPRRNDAVNGFFMCDEGRLSYENEANNRFTTPLLNNAQTEISNTITNMFKELTTQKNILFVLSPNLSLEEMQNVNNLANKLNANVSGYSPDTFDEEFKDDYLKTNDKTSNRASFKQLEINEEQSFFDEKIKDATLVITIDNKYFDDNLELLKNKKVISLFSHHCLTIGSSDIAIPIASFYEKSGTYINVNGTKQKVISKMNKDNPMETITSVIEHLKSMIEKGTL, from the coding sequence ATGAGTGAAATGGTAGAATTAACAGTCAATGGCGCACAAATGGAAGCTTCTAAAGGAAGTTTGTTAATTGATAAATTATTGGATGAAAATATCCATATTCCTCATTTTTGTTACCACCAAGCTTTAGGTAAAGATGGTAACTGTAGAATGTGTATGGTAGAAATTGAAGGTCAAAAAAGACCTCAGATTGCCTGCGATACACCAATCAAAGAAGGAATGATTGTAAGAACTAAGGGTGAAAATATCGAGAAAGTTAGACGAGATATTTTAGAACTTGAACTTATAAACCACCCAATTGATTGTCCTACCTGTGATCAAGCTGGAGAGTGTAAATTACAAGATTACTATATGGAATCTGGTTTTTATGACTCAAGAGTAAATACAGATACGAAAGTTAATGCAAGAAAAAGAGTTGATTTAGGCTCTAATGTAATGCTTGACCAAGAAAGATGTGTACTTTGTACTAGATGTGTGAGATTCTGCTCTGATATTACAAAGACTAATGAATTAGGTGTAATAAATAGAGCTAATCATTCTGTAATTGGAACTTTTCCAGGACAAGAATTAAGTAATCCATATGCTATGAATGTTATTGATATTTGTCCAGTTGGAGCTTTAACAAACAAAGATTTTAGATTTAAACAAAGAGTTTGGTTTTTAGAAACTTTTGATGCAATTTGTAATGGTTGTTCAAAAGGCTGTAATATTTATGTTGATCATAGAAAAGAAAAATATAAAGATGACCAAATATTTAGATTTAGACCAAGAAGAAATGATGCTGTAAATGGATTCTTTATGTGTGATGAAGGAAGACTGTCATACGAAAATGAAGCTAATAATAGATTTACAACACCTTTATTAAATAATGCTCAAACTGAAATAAGTAACACAATTACAAATATGTTTAAAGAATTAACAACTCAAAAAAATATTTTATTTGTATTAAGTCCAAATCTTTCTTTAGAAGAAATGCAAAATGTAAATAATCTAGCAAATAAATTAAATGCAAATGTTTCAGGATACTCTCCTGATACATTTGATGAAGAGTTTAAAGATGATTATTTAAAAACAAATGATAAAACTTCTAATAGAGCTTCATTTAAACAATTAGAAATAAATGAAGAACAATCTTTCTTTGATGAAAAAATCAAAGATGCAACGCTTGTAATTACAATTGATAATAAATATTTTGATGATAATTTAGAATTACTAAAGAATAAAAAAGTAATTTCATTATTTTCACATCATTGTTTAACAATTGGCTCTTCTGATATTGCAATTCCAATTGCTTCATTTTATGAAAAATCAGGAACATATATTAATGTAAATGGAACAAAACAAAAAGTAATCTCAAAAATGAATAAAGATAATCCAATGGAAACAATTACAAGTGTAATTGAACATTTAAAATCTATGATTGAAAAAGGAACTCTATGA
- a CDS encoding complex I subunit 4 family protein: MSSDILSFIIFLPAIVAFGLMLTTRDVNTIRNIAFLTTTVILALVLKIYIEFEPSAGMQFVTNSTWIESYGINYYVGLDGFSLTILMMIAILIPTSYLLLWEGRTKGYWINMLLVQTGVTGTLLSLDVVLFYFFWEVMLLPVFLMIGSYGFGDKIFTTIKVTVYTMVGSLLMFIAILYLGVAYHSEFGVWSFAYNDLMKITTIEYSTKVWLFLAFLAAFAIKIPIFPLHTWIMETYKNAPTGAVFLLSSIMAKLGVYAIVRFMIPIFPEIYIEFSVYFVAIGLFGLVYFGIAALMQDDIKRMFAYSSASHLSFIAAGIFSLNEYGINGALYLIIAHAIATGALFLLIGLIHEETGFKTIKDLGGIAKQAPILTFIFAIMLFANIGLPGTNGFVSELLIIFGIYEFNHTLGYISAVTVIIGASYMLWMFQRAILEDRKEGAPALKMRDLKIKEIIGLAPWVVLVFLMGIYPDIFIDKFEPTVTHYLSDILHIGAAK, from the coding sequence ATGAGCTCAGATATACTTTCATTTATCATATTTTTACCTGCAATTGTAGCATTTGGTTTAATGCTAACAACTAGGGATGTTAATACAATTAGAAATATTGCATTTCTTACAACTACTGTTATTTTAGCTCTTGTACTTAAAATTTATATAGAGTTTGAACCAAGTGCTGGAATGCAGTTTGTAACAAACTCAACTTGGATTGAATCTTATGGAATTAACTATTATGTTGGATTAGATGGTTTTTCTTTAACAATTTTAATGATGATTGCTATCTTAATTCCTACTTCTTATCTTTTATTATGGGAAGGAAGAACAAAAGGATATTGGATAAATATGCTTTTAGTTCAAACAGGAGTTACAGGAACACTATTATCTTTAGATGTTGTTTTATTTTACTTCTTCTGGGAAGTAATGCTTTTACCGGTATTTTTAATGATAGGTTCTTATGGATTTGGAGATAAAATATTTACAACAATAAAAGTAACTGTTTATACAATGGTTGGTTCTTTATTAATGTTTATTGCTATCTTATATTTAGGTGTTGCTTATCATTCAGAATTTGGAGTATGGTCGTTTGCTTATAATGATTTAATGAAAATTACAACTATAGAATACTCAACAAAAGTATGGTTATTCTTAGCATTCCTTGCAGCATTTGCTATTAAAATTCCTATTTTTCCATTACATACATGGATTATGGAAACATATAAAAATGCACCTACGGGAGCTGTATTTTTACTTTCTTCTATTATGGCAAAACTTGGTGTTTATGCAATTGTTCGATTTATGATTCCTATTTTTCCAGAAATTTATATTGAGTTTTCAGTATATTTTGTAGCTATTGGATTATTTGGACTTGTGTATTTTGGAATTGCTGCGCTTATGCAAGATGATATAAAAAGAATGTTTGCTTATTCATCTGCATCTCACTTAAGTTTTATTGCTGCTGGTATTTTTTCATTAAACGAATATGGAATTAATGGAGCTTTATATTTAATAATAGCTCATGCAATAGCAACTGGAGCACTTTTCTTACTTATAGGTTTAATTCATGAAGAAACTGGATTTAAAACAATAAAAGATTTAGGTGGAATTGCTAAACAAGCACCAATTTTAACTTTTATATTTGCAATTATGTTATTTGCAAATATCGGATTACCAGGTACTAATGGTTTTGTATCTGAATTATTAATCATTTTTGGTATTTATGAATTTAATCATACTTTAGGATATATATCTGCAGTTACAGTAATCATTGGTGCTTCATATATGTTATGGATGTTCCAAAGAGCTATTTTAGAAGATAGAAAAGAAGGAGCTCCTGCTTTAAAAATGAGAGACCTTAAAATAAAAGAAATCATTGGACTTGCTCCTTGGGTTGTTTTAGTATTTTTAATGGGTATTTATCCTGATATCTTTATTGATAAATTTGAACCTACAGTTACTCACTACTTAAGTGATATCTTACATATTGGAGCAGCAAAATGA
- a CDS encoding NuoI/complex I 23 kDa subunit family protein has translation MGIKVVPRYGKSFKDKLYLPAIFGGMKTTFSHFTKNFKDVEQLKTMQYPEVQPTDLNERYRGVHRLTKWEDETEKCVACYMCATACPADCIFIEAEERFDEHDEKRPKEFKIDLLECVFCGYCVEACPCDAIRMDTGIFSFTASSREEFVLDKKALMANDRSKDLSDD, from the coding sequence ATGGGAATTAAAGTAGTACCAAGATACGGTAAATCATTTAAGGATAAATTATATCTTCCTGCAATTTTTGGAGGAATGAAAACAACTTTTTCACACTTTACAAAAAACTTTAAAGATGTTGAGCAGTTAAAAACAATGCAATATCCAGAAGTTCAACCAACAGATTTAAATGAAAGATATAGAGGTGTTCACAGACTTACAAAATGGGAAGATGAAACAGAAAAATGTGTTGCGTGTTATATGTGTGCAACTGCATGTCCTGCTGATTGTATTTTTATTGAAGCTGAAGAGCGATTTGATGAGCATGATGAAAAAAGACCTAAAGAGTTTAAAATTGATTTACTTGAATGTGTTTTTTGTGGTTATTGTGTGGAAGCTTGTCCTTGTGATGCAATTAGAATGGATACTGGAATTTTTTCATTTACAGCAAGTTCAAGAGAAGAGTTTGTTCTAGATAAAAAAGCACTAATGGCAAATGACAGATCAAAGGATTTAAGTGATGATTGA
- a CDS encoding NADH-quinone oxidoreductase subunit N codes for MSEFIYLIPAITVLIGALTLMFMSMYEKYSVKSFITVSTLFLVIALGFSLLRFTESYSVQPFNELLNNVLIFDTFSNFFDILLILGTILTLLIGEHYFQHRSYFKGEFFSILLFALFGMMLLGHTNELVTAYIALEIASFSVYIMVGVNTEDSKRVEAIFKYLVLGAFIGAFYLLGTVLVYGATATTNLSELGAYITSHSGDDMILVYIGLTLILFTFLFKIAAFPFQSWVLDVYRGAPMVITAYMASTFKIAIFSFFLRAILQDIAPIIDFWDGIISVIIVLTLVFGTWLAVTQTIIKRMLAASSIVHTGYLLLAFIALSYKDGEILNIDSAYATMFYLIAYLLSALGAFGLASHIISETNVRVTYDDFKGLAHERPFLAAMMTIFLFSLAGIPSTIGFIGKFYVFTEAIHAGYIGLTTLAVIATIVSVYYYFKLIAVMYFYPAPLTCSIEGFNDKRVSTYAIAFVAILTILGGVGSAIVFFIPVLNIDSIITLSQTAVQSLFIK; via the coding sequence ATGAGTGAATTTATCTATTTAATTCCAGCAATTACTGTATTAATTGGAGCACTTACTCTAATGTTTATGAGTATGTATGAAAAATATTCTGTTAAAAGCTTCATTACTGTTTCTACATTATTTTTAGTTATTGCTCTAGGGTTCTCATTATTAAGATTTACGGAGTCTTATTCTGTTCAGCCTTTCAATGAATTATTAAATAATGTACTAATCTTTGATACTTTTTCAAACTTCTTTGATATTTTATTAATTCTTGGAACGATTTTAACACTTTTAATTGGTGAGCATTATTTCCAACATAGATCATATTTTAAAGGTGAGTTTTTCTCAATTTTATTATTTGCTTTATTTGGAATGATGCTATTAGGTCATACTAATGAACTTGTAACTGCATATATTGCATTAGAAATTGCATCATTTTCTGTTTATATTATGGTTGGTGTTAATACGGAAGACTCAAAAAGAGTTGAAGCTATATTTAAATACTTAGTTTTAGGTGCTTTTATTGGAGCATTTTACTTACTAGGAACTGTATTAGTTTACGGAGCAACTGCAACTACAAACTTAAGTGAATTAGGTGCATATATAACATCACATTCTGGTGATGATATGATTTTAGTGTATATTGGATTAACATTAATTTTATTTACATTCCTTTTCAAAATTGCAGCTTTCCCATTCCAATCATGGGTTTTAGATGTATATAGAGGTGCACCAATGGTGATTACTGCTTATATGGCATCTACTTTTAAAATTGCAATTTTCTCATTTTTCTTAAGAGCAATACTTCAAGACATTGCTCCTATTATTGATTTTTGGGATGGTATTATTTCTGTAATTATAGTTTTAACTTTAGTATTTGGTACATGGTTAGCAGTTACACAAACAATTATAAAAAGAATGCTTGCGGCTTCATCTATTGTTCATACAGGATATTTATTATTAGCATTCATAGCTCTTTCATATAAAGATGGAGAAATTTTAAATATTGATTCTGCATATGCTACAATGTTTTACTTAATTGCCTATCTTTTATCAGCACTAGGAGCTTTTGGATTAGCTTCGCATATTATTTCTGAAACAAATGTTAGAGTTACTTATGATGACTTTAAAGGTTTAGCTCATGAACGACCTTTTTTAGCTGCTATGATGACAATCTTTTTATTCTCTCTTGCTGGAATTCCTTCAACAATTGGATTTATAGGTAAGTTTTATGTATTTACTGAAGCTATTCACGCTGGATATATTGGTCTTACAACACTAGCTGTAATTGCTACAATTGTTTCAGTTTACTACTACTTTAAATTAATTGCAGTAATGTATTTCTACCCTGCACCACTTACTTGTAGTATTGAAGGATTTAATGATAAAAGAGTTTCAACTTATGCTATTGCATTTGTTGCAATTTTAACAATATTAGGTGGAGTTGGATCTGCAATTGTATTCTTTATTCCAGTTTTAAATATTGATTCAATAATTACATTAAGTCAAACTGCAGTTCAATCATTATTTATAAAATAG
- a CDS encoding NADH-quinone oxidoreductase subunit J has protein sequence MIDVIFIALAFLAISGAIAMIVYANPMYSALGVLISMLSVAGMFALLNATFLFLVQIIVYAGAIMTLILFILMFLNIKEEDLPKEPKKFKLIALGAVIMIPLNVLILKAVSKLPAKDFSISSSDFGDIKPIGLQLYNNWLLAFELISILLLVALIGAVVLAKKRKSKINNEGEQS, from the coding sequence ATGATTGATGTAATATTTATAGCACTTGCTTTTCTAGCAATTTCAGGTGCCATTGCTATGATTGTATATGCAAATCCTATGTATTCTGCACTTGGTGTTTTAATTTCAATGCTTAGTGTTGCTGGAATGTTTGCGCTTTTAAATGCAACATTTTTATTTTTAGTTCAAATCATTGTTTATGCAGGTGCAATTATGACTTTGATTTTATTCATCTTAATGTTTTTAAACATTAAAGAAGAAGACTTACCAAAAGAGCCTAAGAAATTTAAACTAATAGCACTTGGTGCTGTTATTATGATTCCTTTAAATGTATTAATTTTAAAAGCAGTTTCAAAACTACCTGCAAAAGATTTTTCAATTTCAAGTAGTGATTTTGGTGATATAAAACCAATTGGACTTCAATTATATAATAACTGGTTATTAGCTTTTGAGTTAATTTCTATCTTACTTTTAGTAGCACTAATTGGTGCAGTTGTACTTGCTAAAAAAAGAAAGTCAAAAATAAATAATGAAGGAGAGCAATCATGA